The Arachis hypogaea cultivar Tifrunner chromosome 16, arahy.Tifrunner.gnm2.J5K5, whole genome shotgun sequence genome contains a region encoding:
- the LOC112757697 gene encoding uncharacterized protein, whose amino-acid sequence MRYDGTQDPQEHLTAFGARMNLEGVGEEVRCRAFPVTLAGPAIRWFNSLPQGSVAKFSDISRAFLAQFTTRIMKAKHPINLLGVTQRPGEPTRKYLDRFNDECLEIDGLTDSVASLCLTNGLLNEDFRKHLTTKPVWTMKEIQGVAKEYINDEEQIAEKVISSKPRPLKDRTGGNKSLYCDYHKGYGHKTQDCFDLKDALEQVIRDGKLAEFSHLIREPRRRDRNRDGEDKSRTVKRRQEPEDNERGLTIVNVVIGRDVALRSKSTHKKDAKVLTVSSSSPTPNSKRIPPISFGPDDQWFDEITENPSMVITAIVGTGLVKRILVDTGADSNIMFRNVFDALGL is encoded by the exons atgaggtacgatggaacGCAAGACCCACAGGAGCATCTGACGGCCTTCGGGGCCAGAATGAATTTGGAAGGGGTAGGCGAAGAAGTCAGGTGTCGCGCTTTCCCGGTCACCCTAGCAGGACCTGCAATACGGTGGTTTAACAGCCTCCCGCAAGGCTCCGTCGCCAAGTTCTCGGACATTAGCCGCGCTTTCTTGGCCCAATTCACAACCCGAATCATGAAGGCGAAACACCCGATCAACTTACTCGGGGTGACACAAAGGCCCGGCGAGCCAACCAGAAAATATCTGGACCGGTTCAACGACGAGTGTTTGGAGATTGACGGCCtaaccgactcggtggccagTTTGTGCTTAACGAACGGACTTTTGAACGAAGATTTCAGGAAGCATCTCACCACGAAGCCGGTATGGACGATGAAAGAGATCCAAGGCGTGGCCAAGGAATATATCAATGATGAAGAA CAGATAGCCGAGAAGGTGATCTCGTCCAAGCCCCGACCTCTAAAGGACAGAACGGGAGGAAATAAAAGCCTCTATTGTGATTATCACAAGGGTTATGGACACAAGACGCAGGATTGCTTTGACTTAAAGGATGCGCTGGAGCAGGTGATCCGAGATGGAAAGCTAGCCGAATTCTCCCACCTTATCAGGGAGCCGAGGAGACGTGACCGGAACCGAGATGGAGAGGACAAAAGTCGCACGGTGAAACGACGTCAAGAGCCCGAGGACAATGAGCGCGGCCTCACCATAGTAAATGTGGTAATTGGAAGAGACGTGGCTCTGAGGTCGAAGTCAACACACAAAAAGGATGCCAAAGTCCTAACGGTCTCGTCATCTAGCCCCACGCCAAATTCTAAGAGGATCCCACCCATATCATTCGGTCCGGACGACCAATGGTTTGACGAGATCACGGAAAACCCTTCAATGGTCATCACGGCCATAGTGGGAACCGGCTTGGTCAAAAGGATCCTCGTGGACACTGGCGCTGACTCGAATATTATGTTCCGCAACGTGTTCGATGCTTTAGGCCTCTAA